In Labrys monachus, the genomic stretch GACCGCTCGCCCTATTTCCATGTGAAGGTGCCGGTCTGCGTCGTCCGCAACGGCGAGGGGCCGTCCGTCCTGCTGATGGCCGGCAATCACGGCGACGAATATGAAGGCGAGCTCTGCCTCGCCCGCCTCATCCGCAAGCTCGACCCGGCCCGCATGCGCGGGCGCGTCACCATCCTGCCGCTGACCAACGCGCCGGCCGTGCTCGCGGCGCGCCGGTGCTCGCCGCTCGACGGCGGCAATCTCAACCGCGCCTTTCCGGGCGATGCGGCCGGCAACGCTACCAGCCGCATCGCCTATGCGCTCGAGCACGACCTGTTTCCCCGCCACGACGTCGTGCTCGACCTTCATTCCGGCGGCACCTCGATGGAGCATCTGCCCTGCGCCCTGATCGAGCGGCAGGCAGACGAAGCGCGTTTCGAACGCTCGCTGGCGCTGATGCGCGCCCTCGGCCTCGGCCACGGCTTCATCGCCGACAACGGCCCGCAGGCGCCGACCTCGATGGGCGCCGCCGGCCGTGCCGGCGCGATCGGTCTCAGCGGCGAGTTCGGCGGCGGCGGCACCGTCACGCCGCGCAGCATGGCGGCGACGGCGCGCGCCATCGACCGCCTGCTCGTCGCCCTCGGCATCGTCGAGACGCCGGTGCTCGCGCCAGCCGGCAACGAGCCGGAGCCGGCGCCGATGCGCATCCTCTCCCTCGCCAGCCATTCCCAGGCGATCTATGCCGGGCGCCACGGCTGGTTCGAGCCGGCGGTCGAGCTCGGCGCCGAGGTCGCGGCCGGCGACGTCGCGGGCTGGTATCACGATCTCGAACGGCTCGGGGAGACGGAGGAGGCGCTGCATTTCGCCCAAAGCGGCATCGTCATTTCCCGCCGCCTGCATACCATGTGCGAATCGGGCGACTGCCTCATCCAGGTCGCCCGCCCGGTCGAGGGCTAAAGCGTTTTGTGTTTTGCCGAAATCGGCAGAACCACAAAGACGCGTCGAGAAACAAAGGTCCGCACGATGTCCGATCATTTTTCGCCGAAGGGAGCCGCCGCCATGCATCTGTCGATGTGGACCTATCCGTGGGACGTCCAGGACCTGTCGCATGACAGGGTGGCCGGGGAATTCGCGGACGCGGGGCTCAACACCGTCAGCCTCGCCACCTCCTATCATGCCGGCCGCTTCCTCCAGCCGCGCAGCCCGCGGCGCAAGGCCTATTTCCCGGAGGACGGCACCCTCTACTTCAAGCCGACGCCGGCGCGGTGGGAAGGGCTCGCCATCCAGCCCAAGCTCGCCGACGTGATCCGCGACGGCGGCGACGTGCTGGGCGAATTGGTGCGCCGGCGCGACGCCGGCGGCCCCGCCGTCTCCTGCTGGACCGTCTGCCTTCACAATACGCGGATCGGCATGCTCCATCCGGAGGTCGCCACCCGCAACGCCTTCGGCGATCCCAGCTATTTCAGCCTCTGCCCGTCCCATCCCGATGCGCGCGCTTATGTGACGGCGCTGGTGGAGGATCTCAGCCACGCCTACAGGCCCGACATCATCGAGCTTGAGAGCCCGTCCTTCATGGGCTTCGCGCATGGCTATCACCATGAGAAGGACGGCGTCGGCCTCACGGCCGAGGACGATTTCCTGCTGTCCCTGTGCTTTTGCGACGCCTGCCTCGCCCGTGCCGCCCGGTCCGGCATCGACGGGCGGAGAGCGCGCGAGCGCGTGAAGCGCTGGATCGCGGAAACCTGCGAGCGCGAAGTGCCGCAGCCGCGCTGGCCCGACTTTCCGGCCGCCGGGCTCGACGTGTTCAAGCCCTATCCCGACCTCCACGACTACCTGACCTGGCGCTTCGAACCGGTGACCAGCCTGATCGCCGAGATGCGCGAGCGCACCCATCCGGACACCAGGCTCTACCTCATCGACCTCAAGGACGGCTGGCTCGGCGGCTGCGACCTCGCGGCGGCGGGCGCCGTGTGCGACGGCGTCATCCTGTGCGCCTACGACATGAGCCCGCCCCAGGTGACGGCGCTGCTGCGCGGCGGACGCCAGGCCGTCGGGCCGGACAAATTCGTCGGCGCGGGCTTCCGTGTGTTCTATCCGGAGATGCAGGGAGCCGCCGATCTCGTCGAGCGCGTCCGCGCTGCCGCCGCGGCGGGCGCCGACGGTCTCAACTTCTACAATTACGGGCTGATCCCGCAGGCCCGCCTCGACTGGGTGAGGCAGGCGATCTCGGCGGCGCAGGAGGTTCATCTGGGGTAAGGCGCGGCGAAACTGACCGGCACACCGGTGGGCGGGTCCCCGACCCGCCTCTTCGGCGCCGATCTCGATGGATGGCAGAAGCGGACAGGATGTCCGCGCTCCCGCCCCGGTCCCTCGCGGCCGTTGCAAAAAAAGCGGCGTGGTGGCAGTAAAGCCCCATGCAGAAGACGGCACCGGCCCGGCCCATCGGGATCCTGCGATTGTCTGCTCCGGTCGAGGCTTCCCGGAAAGAAGGCCGGCGTGCGGAAGGCCACGGTCCCGCGGCATCTTCTTGCCCCGCACGCGGCGACGGCGGCGGCTTTCGCGCCGGATGCCGTCCGACGTTTCCCGTTCCCCGTCGACACAGTTTCGGACGCCCAACTTGAAAAGCAATGCCCTTCTTCGACTGCTGCAAGGCGTAAGGAAGCCTTCGCCGGACAAACGGCCTTCGATCGAGACCTTCCCGGATCTCGACGTCGACCGCATCGCCCGCGACCTCGGCCTCGAAAAGCAGGGGCGCGAGCGCGGGCGCAACGAGGAGCCGCCGACCGCCTCGCCCTCGATGGACCGGGTGGAGGCGCGCATCGTCGAGCGGATCGAGGCTGAGAAGAAGGCGGCGCACACCACGGTCGAGAACGAGCTGCGCACCTATGTCGAGCGCCTCTCCGCCCTCGATTTCGAGGGCCGGTTCAGCGAGATCCGCCAGACGGCGCCGGCCTGCGTCGGTGAATTCAAGGCCGAGATCTCCTCGGGCCTCGACGAGCTCTACGGCCTGCGCCGCGGCGTGCGCGATCTCGACGAGGAGCAGCAGAATTTCCGCCGCAAGCACCGGATCGACCGGACCGCGCGGCTGCAGCAGGGCGCCTCGACCTTCCTGAAAGTGGCGCTGCTGATCGTGCTGTTCATCGTCGAGGCGATCGTCAACGGCAATTTCCTGGCCAAGGGCAGCGAGCAGGGCCTGCTCGGCGGCGTGACGGAGGCGATCTCCTTCGCCAGCCTCAACATCGTGGGAACCCTGATCATCGCCATGTACGGGGTGCGCCAGCTCAACCACCGCAACATCTTCCGCAAATTCATCGGCCTCGCCGCCTTCGCCTTCTACCTCGTCTTCGCCTTCACGCTGAACATCACGCTCGCGCATTACCGCGACGTGTCGGCGACCTTCGTCGAGGGCGGCGGCGAACGCGTGCTCCATATTCTCGCCACCGAGCCGTTGCATCTGAACGATCTCAATTCATGGGTGTTCTTCGCCATCGGCATCCTGTTCTCGATCATCGCCTTCATCGACGGGCTGTCGCTGTCGGATCCCTATCCGGGCTACGCCCAGCTCCAGAAGCGCCTCGAAGATGCGCGGCTGGACTATTCGGAGCGCAGGGCCGAGCTCGTCGACGCCCTGCGCGACGTCCGGGACGAATATCAGGAGAAGATGGACGAGATCAGCCGCGACCTCTCGGCCCGGCGCAGCGAGTATGACGCCATCCTCGCCGGCCGCGCCCGCATGGTGAACCTGTTCATGCAGCACCAGAACCATCTGGAGCGGGCGGGCTCGGTCCTGCTCGGCATCTACCGCGATGCCAACGTCAAGGCGCGGACCAGCGAGCCGCCGGCGCGCTTCGCGCTTCCCTTCACGTTGGAGCGCATCGTCGTCGAGGCTGGCGGGGCGGGGGAGTGGAAGGCCGACGAGCTACGGGCCCGCGTCGGCGCCATCCAGGACATGCTGACGACGGAAGTGCAGGAGATCCACAAGGTGTTCGAGGCGGCGATCGACCGATACGCCCAGCTTGAGAACGTCGTGCCGGAGCCCGGAGCAGCCGATGGCTCGAAGGCAGCGTAGGGTCCGCGGCCGTCGTTCGGGCGGCGCGGCGAGCATCGTCCTCGGCTCCCTTCTCCTGGTGCTCGCGGCCGTGGTCGGCGGCGGCTTCGCCTATCTCAAGTTGACGACGCCGGCGCCCCCCAAGCTCGAAGCGGGCACGCTCTGCCCGGTGGACGGGCCGCGCTCGATCACCGTCGTGCTCGTCGACGCCTCCGACGACCTGCCCGAGGCCGGGCGGCAGGAGGTGCTGACCCGCCTTGCGGACATCGCCGACACGCTGCCCCAATATGGGCGCCTGGAGCTGCGCGTCCTCTCGCCGGACGTTCGCGGCGGCCTCGTCAAGTTCGACAGGTGCAATCCCGGCGACGGCTCGACCGTCGATGCGCTCACCGGCAACCGGCAGATGGCGCAGAAGCGCTGGGCGGACGGCTTCAAGGCGCCGCTGCAGGCCGCCCTGCTTGCCGAATTCTCGCCCGCGAAGGCGGAGGTCTCGCCGATCATGGAGACGATCCAGGCGATCGCCATCGACCGCTTCACCGGCCGGGCGGCCGAGACGATCCCCAAGCGCCTGGTGATCGTGTCCGACATGATCGAGCACGAGCGGGCCTATTCGCAATATCGCGGCGATCTCAGCTATGATCGCTTCCGCGCCTCGCCGGCCTACCGCCAATACCGCACCGATCTCGGCGGCGCGACGGTCGACATCGAATATGTGCAGCGGACGAAGCCGCCGATCGACGGGCGGGCGCATATGGCCTTCTGGCAGGCCTGGGTCCACGACAATGACGGCATTTGGGGCGCGGCCGAGAAATTGCAGGGAGTGAACTGACATGGCGCGGCCGAGGATACGGAACGCGGCAGCCGACATCTTCGGGCCCCTGCTCTTCAGCCTGATCGTGCTGGCGGGCTGCTTCTACATCGTCGCCTCGAAGATCCAGCACTATCCGGCCTGGCTGGTGACGTCCGCCCCGGTGGCGCTGATGCTCGTCTATGCTGCGATGCTGCTTTCCCTGCGCGCCTTCCGGCTCCGGCTCGATCACGCCGCCGACAACCTCTATTACATGGGCTTCCTGTTCACGCTGACCAGCCTCGGCGTCTCGCTCTACCAGTTCCGCGCGGAGGGGCCGGCCGAGGAGATCGTGCAGAATTTCGGCGTCGCCATCGCCTCGACCATCGCCGGCATCGCCCTGCGGGTGCTGTTCAGCCAGATGCGTCAGGACCCCCACGACATCGAGCAGACCGCGCGGCTCGAACTCTCCGAGGCCGCCCGGCGCGTCCGGCGGGAGCTCGACGCCGCGGTCATCGATCTCGCCAATTTCCGGCGCGCGTCGCAGCAGATGCTCGTCGACGGGCTGACGGATGTGCGCGGCGGCATGGCGGCGACGGCGACCCGGATGATGGAGGATTTCGCCGGCCTCACCGCCAAGGCCGCCGAGCCGCTCGAAGCGACCTCCAGGGTCTCCAGCGACACGCTGGCGGCGCTGGCGAAGTCGGCCGAGGAAAGCGTACAGGCTTCGGCCCGGCGCCTGGCCGCGGAAACCGACCACCTCGCCGAGGGCACGCGGCACATTTCCGAATCGTTGGAGACGACGTCACGCCAGCTGGCCGCGGTGCAGACGCCGACCCAGCTCATCGAGCTCAAGCTCGAGCCCGTGCTGCGCGATCTCTCGGCGGCCGTCGCCGACCTCGCCCGTCGCGCCGACATCGGCGCCGAACGCGAGGGAGCGGCGTCGGCGGCCCTGGCGCAGGCGCAGAAGATGCAGGTCGAACAGAGCGAGCGGCTCGGCGAGCTTTCGGCGGCCATCGCCGCCCTGACGCGCCAGATCGAGACGACGACGGGCGTGCCGGTCAAGCGGAGGGCCTTGCGGCAGAAGCTGGTCGCGTTGTGGGACAGGAAGGCGGAGCCTGCCAAATGACGACGCAGACCTCGATCGGCACCGACCGGCGGGCGTTTCGCAAGGGCGTCGTCCTCGGCCTGACCATGGCCGAGATCATGCTGCTGCTGATCTTCTGCCTGCTGATCGCAGCCTCCGTCGTGTTCCAGCGCGAGCACAAGGCCAATCAGGACCTCGCCGCCCGGCTCGCGGAGAAGAGCGAGGATCTCGACCGGGCGATCGCCGACAGGAACGGCATGGCCCGCCTCGCCGAGGCCGCGCGGCGCGGCACCGCCGACGCGCCGGCGGCGGGCGACGACTGGCGCAAGCTCGTCGAGGCCCAGCAGGCGGTCGCGCGCCTGGGGGAGGCCGGCCTCACGGTCCAGCGCGTCACCGACCAGGCGCAGAAGCTCGCCACGGTGGTGCCCCTGCTGGAGCAGGGCGCGACCGCCTCGCAGATCCGCCAGGCACTCGACCAGTCGCACGAGCTGCGGCAGAGCCTCGAGGCCGCCGATCTCAGGACGGCTTCGATGGCCGATATCGCCCGCTGGGCCGCGATCGGCAAGCAGGCGGAAGCCGACCGGGGAGGGGGGCGCGGGTCGCATGACTGGCCGCCAATCGTCAGCCTGAGCGAGGCGAAGGGCTATCACTTCCCCGTCGCCAGCGCCGAGCTGACGCCGGATTTCGAGCAGAAGCTGAAGTCGAAGGTGGTCGACGAGGTCGCTTCGATCGTGGCCCGCTACGACGTCGACGTGGTCGAGGTGATCGGCCATACCGACGAGCAGCCGATGAACGCCGGCGGTTCCAACCTCGATGCCCGGCTGGTGCCGGCGCTCAGCGGCAAGGTGCCGATCGACAGCCTGTCTCCGGCCGACAATGCCGGCCTCGGCATGGCGCGCGCCGTCTCGGTCGCGCGGGTGCTCAAGGCCGATCCCCGCCTCAGGGGCGTGACGGTGCTGCCGATGTCGGGGGGGCAGATGATCCTGCCGGGCGATACGCTCACCGACGGCACGTCGGGCGGCGACGTCCAGGCCCGCCGGCGCATCGAGATCCGCATGCGCCGCTCCGAAGGCCGGATCGCACCCTGACGCCGACATGCTGTCCCCCTCGGCGGAGACGGATGCCGCAAGGCGGGTCGGGAGACCCGCCCACCGGTGCGCCGGTCCCCTGACCGGCACGCAGGCGCCGCGCTTGCGGAAGACGAAGAGCAGACTGGAAGCCAGCTCTTCGGGCGCAGCGTCTTGACGCCGCTCGCCGTTTGCGAGCAACTCCGACTCACACCAAGCTGCAGAAGGCCGGCCTGGTGAGCGCCTCGAAGGGGGCGCGGCGGCTTCCGGCTGGCGCGGCCGGCCGAGGCGATCAGCGTGCTCGACGTCATCGCGGCGATCGACGGCGACAAGCCGCTGTTCGACTGCCGCGAGATCCGCGGCCGCTGCGCGATCTACGAAGGCCGGTCCTGGACGCCGCGCGGCGTGTGCCCGATCCATGCCGTCATGCTGGAGGCCGAGGCGGGCATGCGCGACGTCCTGGCGGGGCACACCCTCGCCGGCATCGCCGCTGCGGTCGCCGCCAAGGCGGCGCCGGGCTTCGGCCAGGAGATCGCGCAATGGCTGGCGGGCCGGTCCGGTGCGCCGCGCCGGAGCCGCGAGGCCGACCGGCGGAACGGCGCGGACGGCTGATGACGGATGCGGGAAGGAGAGATGAGATGGGTTACCGGATTTTCCTGGCCGGCGCCGCCGGCGCCGTCGGCAGGCGGCTCATTCCGCTTCTGCTCGGCGCCGGCCACAGCGTCGCGGGAACGACGCGTTCCGCCGCCAGGGCGGGCGAATTGAAGGCGCTCGGCGTCGAGCCGGTGATGGTCGACGTCTTCGATGCGCGCGCCCTGTCTGCCGCGGTTGCCGCCGCCGGGCCGGAGATCGTCATCCACCAGCTGACCGATCTGCCGCCGGGCGTCGATCCGGCCCGCATGGCCGAGGCGATCACGGGCAATGCCCGCATCCGCGACGAGGGCACGCGCAACCTCGTCGCCGCGGCGATGGCGGCGGGCGCCCGGCGGCTGGTGGCGCAGAGCATCGCCTGGGCCTATGCCGACGGCCCGGAGCCGCATCGGGAAGAAGATGCGCTCGACATCGGCGCGGAGGGGGCCCGGGCGATCAGCGTGGGGGGCGTGATCGCGCTGGAGCGCCATGTGCTGAAATCGCCGCTGGGAGGCGTGGTGCTGCGCTATGGCCGGCTCTACGGTCCGGGCACCGGTGTCGACGCGCCGCCGGCTTCGATGCCGCTGCATGTCGATGCCGCGGCCCATGCGGCGCTCCTCGCCATCGAGGGCCCCAGCGGCATCTTCAACATCGCCGAGCCCGGCGCCCGGCTCGCGACGGACAAGGCGCGGATCTTGCTCGGCTGGCATGCCGATTTCCGGCTGCCGCTCGGCGGGGTCCGGGAGACGGCGCCATGACGATGGCGGCAAACCGCGATTTTCGTCACCGACGATGATTGCGGGCCACTCGTCATACCGGATTGAGCGCGGCCCGCCTATATGATGCCGGGAATCTCCCGATCCGGAATGGGCCTGTGCCCGCTCCGGTCATCTTCGGCCGCGCGGCGGCAAAGGAGGAGCGATGCCAGACGACGTCCACGCCGAAGCGATCCCCGAGGGCGGGCCGGCCGGTGCCGTTCGCCGCCACCGTGTCGTCGTCGTCGGTTCCGGCTTCGGCGGGCTCGAGACGGTCCAGCGCCTCGCCGGCGCGCCGGTCGACATCACGCTCGTCGACCAGCGCAACCACCATATCTTCCAGCCCTTGCTCTACCAGGTCGCCACCGCGTCGCTGGCGACCTCGGAGATCGCCTGGCCGATCCGCAGCCTGATGCGCGGCCGCCCGGAGGTGACGACCCTGCTCGCCACGGTGACCGGCGTGGACATGGCGGCCCGCCAGGTCCTGCTCGACGGCGAGGCGCGCCTGCCCTACGACACGCTGGTGCTGGCCACCGGCGTGCGCCACGCCTATTTCGGCCATCCCGAATGGGAGCCGTTCGCCCCCGGCCTGAAGACGCTCGAAGATGCCACCCGCATCCGCCGCCGCATCCTGCTCGCCTTCGAGCAGGCGGAACGCGAGACCGACCGGCGCCGCCAGGATGCGCTGCTGACCTTTATCGTCGTCGGCGCCGGGCCGACCGGCGTGGAACTCGCCGGCACCATCGCCGACATGGCGCGCGATACCCTGCCGCCCGACTTCCGCAACATCGATACCCATCGCGCGCGCGTCGTCCTCATCGAGGCGGGTCCGCGCGTGCTCGCCGGCTATCCGGAGGATCTTTCGGCCTATGCCCAGCGCTCGCTCGAACGCCTCGGCGTCGAGGTGGAGCTCGGGCGCGCGGTTTCTGCCTGCACGGCGGAGGGGGTCGTCTATGGCGACCGGCGGCTGGAGGCGAGGACGATCATCTGGGCGGCCGGCGTGCGCGCCTCGCCCGCCGCCGAATGGCTCGGCGCGCCGGCCGACCGCGCCGGCCGGATCCAGGTCCTGCCCGACCTCACCGTCCCCGGCCATCCCGAGATTTTCGCCATCGGCGATACCGTGACGATCGCCGGGCCGGACGGCAAGCCCGTCCCCGGCATCGCGCCGGCCGCCAAGCAGGAGGGACGCCATGTCGCCGGCACCATCAAGGCGCGCCTCGGCGGCGCTGCCGGTCCGTCCGCGGCGTTCCGCTATCGTCATCAAGGCAGCCTGGCGCAGATCGGCAAGAAGCTCGCCGTCATCGATTTCGGCTGGATCAAGCTGCGCGGCGCGCTGGCCTGGTGGATCTGGGGCATCGCCCACATCTATTTCCTGATCGGCGTGCGCGCCCGCCTCTCGGTGGCGATCAACTGGCTCTGGATCCACATCCGCAACCAGCGCAGCGCCCGCCTGATCACGCAGGGGAGGGGGGCGGAAGGGCTGCCGGAGACGAGCGGCTCATCGGGGAGCGCGGGCGCCCCGCCCGCTCTTTGAACCGCCACGTCTGCCCGGAGATGCACCGCCCCGTTCCCGAACCGCGGTGCGAGCGGCAGGCGAGAGCGGGCGGGACGCCCATATGCGCTAACATAACGGAAATACCCGCCTTCTCCCGGTTCGGGACACCGCATTTCCTTTGGAAATGCGAAGTCCTGCATGGGAGAAGGAAAATCGCGCTATTGTCGGCAAAGTTAGCGCATATCGGCGTCCCGCCCGCGCTCCCGGGGCTTTTTTCACGCGCCGGCGGATACCCAGGCGCCGCTGCGGCCGGATTCGATGATGGCGTCGCATATTTGCGTCGTTTCCAGCGCGTCGCGGAAGGTCGGCGCCGCCGGCTTGCCCGAGGACAGGCCCTCGATGAAGTCCGCCACCGTGTGCACGAAGGAATGTTCGTAGCCGATCGATAGGCCCGGCACCCACCATCTGCCGAGATAGGGATGGTCGCCGTCGGTGACGAGGATGGAGGACCAGCCGCGCAGCGCACTCTCGACGCGGTGGTCGAACCATTGCACGCGGTTGAGGTCGTGCAGGTCCCAGGCGAGCGAGCCGTGCTCGCCGTTGATCTCCAGCGTGTAGAGCGCCTTGTGCCCCCGGGCGTAGCGGGTCGATTCGAAGGTGCCGAGCGAGCCGTTGGCAAAGCGCGTCAGCACCGCCGCGGCATCGTCGATGCCGACGGCCTGCACCTCGCCGCTCAGGGCGTTCCTGCGCTGCTTGACGAAGGTCTCGGTCATCGCCGTGAGGGTGTCGATCGAGCCGTTGATCCAGATCGCCCCGTCGATGCAGTGGGCGAGCAGGTCGCCGGTGACGCCCGAGCCCGCGGCGCCGACATCGAGACGCCAGGTGCCGGCGCCGCCCTGGGGCACGTCGGGCGAGATGGTCCAGTCCTGCAGGAATTTCGACCGGTAGTGGAAGATCTTGCCGAGCTTGCCGGATGCGACGATCTGCTTGATGAAGGAAACCGCGGGCACGCGCCGGTAATTGTACCAGACGAGGTTGGGGACGCCGGCCTTCTCCACCGCCTCGACCATGGGCAGCGCTTCGGCGGCCGTGCGGGCGAGTGGCTTCTCGCACAGCACCATCTTGCCGGCCCCGGCGGCCGCGATGGCGATCTCGGCATGCAGGTCGTTGGGCGTGCAGATGTCGATGGCGTCGA encodes the following:
- a CDS encoding succinylglutamate desuccinylase/aspartoacylase family protein; the encoded protein is MHSGFYHALDFDRDGKTLSHLGVPFSIDRSPYFHVKVPVCVVRNGEGPSVLLMAGNHGDEYEGELCLARLIRKLDPARMRGRVTILPLTNAPAVLAARRCSPLDGGNLNRAFPGDAAGNATSRIAYALEHDLFPRHDVVLDLHSGGTSMEHLPCALIERQADEARFERSLALMRALGLGHGFIADNGPQAPTSMGAAGRAGAIGLSGEFGGGGTVTPRSMAATARAIDRLLVALGIVETPVLAPAGNEPEPAPMRILSLASHSQAIYAGRHGWFEPAVELGAEVAAGDVAGWYHDLERLGETEEALHFAQSGIVISRRLHTMCESGDCLIQVARPVEG
- a CDS encoding Gfo/Idh/MocA family protein; its protein translation is MARKTLNIGMVGYGFMGRAHSNAYRTVGNFFDLAYQPVLKAVAARNAEKAAAFAETWGYESIEDDWRRLVEREDIDAIDICTPNDLHAEIAIAAAGAGKMVLCEKPLARTAAEALPMVEAVEKAGVPNLVWYNYRRVPAVSFIKQIVASGKLGKIFHYRSKFLQDWTISPDVPQGGAGTWRLDVGAAGSGVTGDLLAHCIDGAIWINGSIDTLTAMTETFVKQRRNALSGEVQAVGIDDAAAVLTRFANGSLGTFESTRYARGHKALYTLEINGEHGSLAWDLHDLNRVQWFDHRVESALRGWSSILVTDGDHPYLGRWWVPGLSIGYEHSFVHTVADFIEGLSSGKPAAPTFRDALETTQICDAIIESGRSGAWVSAGA
- a CDS encoding NAD(P)/FAD-dependent oxidoreductase produces the protein MPDDVHAEAIPEGGPAGAVRRHRVVVVGSGFGGLETVQRLAGAPVDITLVDQRNHHIFQPLLYQVATASLATSEIAWPIRSLMRGRPEVTTLLATVTGVDMAARQVLLDGEARLPYDTLVLATGVRHAYFGHPEWEPFAPGLKTLEDATRIRRRILLAFEQAERETDRRRQDALLTFIVVGAGPTGVELAGTIADMARDTLPPDFRNIDTHRARVVLIEAGPRVLAGYPEDLSAYAQRSLERLGVEVELGRAVSACTAEGVVYGDRRLEARTIIWAAGVRASPAAEWLGAPADRAGRIQVLPDLTVPGHPEIFAIGDTVTIAGPDGKPVPGIAPAAKQEGRHVAGTIKARLGGAAGPSAAFRYRHQGSLAQIGKKLAVIDFGWIKLRGALAWWIWGIAHIYFLIGVRARLSVAINWLWIHIRNQRSARLITQGRGAEGLPETSGSSGSAGAPPAL
- a CDS encoding NAD-dependent epimerase/dehydratase family protein, which gives rise to MGYRIFLAGAAGAVGRRLIPLLLGAGHSVAGTTRSAARAGELKALGVEPVMVDVFDARALSAAVAAAGPEIVIHQLTDLPPGVDPARMAEAITGNARIRDEGTRNLVAAAMAAGARRLVAQSIAWAYADGPEPHREEDALDIGAEGARAISVGGVIALERHVLKSPLGGVVLRYGRLYGPGTGVDAPPASMPLHVDAAAHAALLAIEGPSGIFNIAEPGARLATDKARILLGWHADFRLPLGGVRETAP